Proteins encoded together in one Manis pentadactyla isolate mManPen7 chromosome 6, mManPen7.hap1, whole genome shotgun sequence window:
- the LOC118927078 gene encoding tubulin alpha-4A chain isoform X1, which produces MRECISVHVGQAGVQMGNACWELYCLEHGIQPDGQMPSDKTIGGGDDSFTTFFCETGAGKHVPRAVFVDLEPTVIDEIRNGPYRQLFHPEQLITGKEDAANNYARGHYTIGKEIIDPVLDRIRKLSDQCTGLQGFLVFHSFGGGTGSGFTSLLMERLSVDYGKKSKLEFSIYPAPQVSTAVVEPYNSILTTHTTLEHSDCAFMVDNEAIYDICRRNLDIERPTYTNLNRLISQIVSSITASLRFDGALNVDLTEFQTNLVPYPRIHFPLATYAPVISAEKAYHEQLSVAEITNACFEPANQMVKCDPRHGKYMACCLLYRGDVVPKDVNAAIAAIKTKRSIQFVDWCPTGFKVGINYQPPTVVPGGDLAKVQRAVCMLSNTTAIAEAWARLDHKFDLMYAKRAFVHWYVGEGMEEGEFSEAREDMAALEKDYEEVGIDSYEDEDEGEE; this is translated from the exons ATG CGTGAATGCATCTCAGTCCATGTGGGGCAGGCAGGTGTCCAGATGGGCAATGCCTGTTGGGAGCTCTACTGTCTGGAACATGGGATTCAGCCTGATGGGCAGATGCCCAGTGACAAGACCATCGGAGGAGGGGACGACTCCTTCACCACTTTCTTCTGTGAAACCGGCGCTGGAAAGCATGTGCCCCGGGCAGTTTTTGTGGATTTGGAGCCCACTGTAATTG ATGAGATCCGAAATGGCCCATACCGGCAGCTTTTCCACCCAGAGCAGCTCATCACTGGGAAAGAGGATGCCGCTAACAACTATGCCCGTGGTCACTATACCATTGGCAAGGAAATCATTGATCCAGTCCTGGACAGGATCCGTAAGCTG TCTGATCAGTGCACTGGACTTCAGGGCTTCTTGGTGTTCCACAGCTTTGGAGGGGGCACAGGCTCTGGCTTCACCTCGCTCCTCATGGAGCGGCTCTCCGTTGACTACGGCAAGAAATCCAAGCTGGAGTTCTCCATCTACCCAGCCCCCCAGGTGTCCACAGCCGTGGTCGAGCCCTACAACTCCATCCTGACCACCCACACCACCCTGGAGCACTCAGACTGTGCCTTCATGGTGGACAATGAAGCCATCTATGATATCTGCCGCCGCAACCTGGACATCGAGCGCCCAACCTACACCAATCTCAACCGCCTCATCAGCCAAATCGTCTCCTCCATCACGGCTTCCCTGCGCTTCGACGGGGCCCTCAATGTGGACCTGACAGAGTTCCAAACCAACCTGGTGCCCTACCCTCGCATCCACTTCCCCCTGGCCACATATGCACCAGTCATCTCTGCAGAGAAGGCCTACCATGAGCAGCTGTCAGTGGCAGAGATCACCAATGCCTGCTTCGAGCCTGCCAACCAGATGGTGAAGTGTGATCCCCGTCATGGCAAGTACATGGCCTGCTGCCTGCTGTACCGTGGAGATGTGGTGCCCAAGGATGTCAACGCCGCCATCGCTGCCATCAAGACCAAGCGCAGTATTCAATTCGTGGACTGGTGCCCCACAGGCTTCAAGGTTGGTATCAACTACCAGCCACCCACTGTGGTGCCTGGGGGTGACCTGGCCAAGGTGCAGCGCGCCGTGTGCATGCTGAGCAACACGACTGCCATCGCTGAGGCCTGGGCCCGCCTGGACCACAAGTTCGACCTGATGTATGCCAAGAGGGCGTTTGTGCACTGGTACGTGGGTGAGGGCATGGAGGAGGGTGAGTTCTCCGAGGCCCGGGAGGATATGGCTGCCCTGGAGAAGGATTACGAAGAGGTGGGCATCGACTCCTATGAGGATGAGGACGAGGGAGAAGAATAG
- the LOC118927078 gene encoding tubulin alpha-4A chain isoform X3, with translation MGNACWELYCLEHGIQPDGQMPSDKTIGGGDDSFTTFFCETGAGKHVPRAVFVDLEPTVIDEIRNGPYRQLFHPEQLITGKEDAANNYARGHYTIGKEIIDPVLDRIRKLSDQCTGLQGFLVFHSFGGGTGSGFTSLLMERLSVDYGKKSKLEFSIYPAPQVSTAVVEPYNSILTTHTTLEHSDCAFMVDNEAIYDICRRNLDIERPTYTNLNRLISQIVSSITASLRFDGALNVDLTEFQTNLVPYPRIHFPLATYAPVISAEKAYHEQLSVAEITNACFEPANQMVKCDPRHGKYMACCLLYRGDVVPKDVNAAIAAIKTKRSIQFVDWCPTGFKVGINYQPPTVVPGGDLAKVQRAVCMLSNTTAIAEAWARLDHKFDLMYAKRAFVHWYVGEGMEEGEFSEAREDMAALEKDYEEVGIDSYEDEDEGEE, from the exons ATGGGCAATGCCTGTTGGGAGCTCTACTGTCTGGAACATGGGATTCAGCCTGATGGGCAGATGCCCAGTGACAAGACCATCGGAGGAGGGGACGACTCCTTCACCACTTTCTTCTGTGAAACCGGCGCTGGAAAGCATGTGCCCCGGGCAGTTTTTGTGGATTTGGAGCCCACTGTAATTG ATGAGATCCGAAATGGCCCATACCGGCAGCTTTTCCACCCAGAGCAGCTCATCACTGGGAAAGAGGATGCCGCTAACAACTATGCCCGTGGTCACTATACCATTGGCAAGGAAATCATTGATCCAGTCCTGGACAGGATCCGTAAGCTG TCTGATCAGTGCACTGGACTTCAGGGCTTCTTGGTGTTCCACAGCTTTGGAGGGGGCACAGGCTCTGGCTTCACCTCGCTCCTCATGGAGCGGCTCTCCGTTGACTACGGCAAGAAATCCAAGCTGGAGTTCTCCATCTACCCAGCCCCCCAGGTGTCCACAGCCGTGGTCGAGCCCTACAACTCCATCCTGACCACCCACACCACCCTGGAGCACTCAGACTGTGCCTTCATGGTGGACAATGAAGCCATCTATGATATCTGCCGCCGCAACCTGGACATCGAGCGCCCAACCTACACCAATCTCAACCGCCTCATCAGCCAAATCGTCTCCTCCATCACGGCTTCCCTGCGCTTCGACGGGGCCCTCAATGTGGACCTGACAGAGTTCCAAACCAACCTGGTGCCCTACCCTCGCATCCACTTCCCCCTGGCCACATATGCACCAGTCATCTCTGCAGAGAAGGCCTACCATGAGCAGCTGTCAGTGGCAGAGATCACCAATGCCTGCTTCGAGCCTGCCAACCAGATGGTGAAGTGTGATCCCCGTCATGGCAAGTACATGGCCTGCTGCCTGCTGTACCGTGGAGATGTGGTGCCCAAGGATGTCAACGCCGCCATCGCTGCCATCAAGACCAAGCGCAGTATTCAATTCGTGGACTGGTGCCCCACAGGCTTCAAGGTTGGTATCAACTACCAGCCACCCACTGTGGTGCCTGGGGGTGACCTGGCCAAGGTGCAGCGCGCCGTGTGCATGCTGAGCAACACGACTGCCATCGCTGAGGCCTGGGCCCGCCTGGACCACAAGTTCGACCTGATGTATGCCAAGAGGGCGTTTGTGCACTGGTACGTGGGTGAGGGCATGGAGGAGGGTGAGTTCTCCGAGGCCCGGGAGGATATGGCTGCCCTGGAGAAGGATTACGAAGAGGTGGGCATCGACTCCTATGAGGATGAGGACGAGGGAGAAGAATAG
- the STK16 gene encoding serine/threonine-protein kinase 16 isoform X1 — protein MGHALCVCSRGTVIIDNKRYLFIQKLGEGGFSYVDLVEGLHDGHFYALKRILCHEQQDREEAQREADMHRLFHHPNILRLVACCLRERGTKHEAWLLLPFFKRGTLWTEIESLKDKGNFLTEEQILQLLIGICRGLEAIHAKGYAHRDLKPTNILLGDEGQPVLMDLGSMNQACIHVEGSRQALALQDWAAQRCTISYRAPELFSVQSHCVIDERTDVWSLGCVLYAMMFGEGPYDMVFQKGDSVALAVQNQLSIPQSPRHSSAVRQLLASMMTVDPQQRPLIPLILGQLEALQPPALRQHTTQI, from the exons ATGGGCCACGCGCTGTGTGTCTGCTCTCGGGGAACTGTCATCATTGACAATAAGCGCTACCTCTTCATCCAGAAACTGGGGGAGGG TGGGTTCAGCTATGTGGACCTAGTGGAAGGGTTACATGATGGACACTTCTACGCCCTGAAGCGAATCCTGTGTCATGAGCAGCAGGACCGGGAAGAGGCCCAGCGGGAAGCAGACATGCATCGCCTCTTCCATCACCCCAACATACTTCGCCTTGTGGCCTGTTGTCTGAGGGAGCGAGGCACAAAACATGAGGCCTGGCTATTGCTACCCTTCTTCAAG AGAGGCACGCTGTGGACCGAGATAGAAAGCCTGAAGGACAAAGGCAACTTCTTGACTGAAGAGCAAATTCTTCAGTTGCTGATTGGTATCTGCAGAGGCCTTGAGGCCATTCATGCCAAGGGTTATGCTCACAG AGACCTAAAGCCTACCAATATCTTGCTTGGAGATGAGGGGCAGCCGGTTTTAATGGACTTGGGTTCCATGAATCAAGCATGCATTCATGTGGAGGGCTCACGCCAGGCTCTGGCCCTACAG GACTGGGCAGCCCAGCGATGCACCATCTCCTACCGGGCCCCGGAGCTCTTCTCTGTGCAGAGCCACTGTGTCATTGATGAGCGAACTGATGTCTGG TCCCTAGGCTGTGTGCTATATGCCATGATGTTTGGGGAAGGACCTTATGACATGGTATTCCAGAAAGGTGACAGTGTGGCCCTTGCTGTGCAGAACCAACTCAGCATCCCACAGAGCCCCAG GCATTCTTCAGCAGTGCGGCAGCTGCTGGCCTCGATGATGACTGTAGATCCCCAGCAGCGTCCTCTCATTCCTCTCATCCTCGGTCAGTTGGAGGCATTGCAACCCCCAGCTTTGCGCCAGCACACTACCCAGATCTGA
- the STK16 gene encoding serine/threonine-protein kinase 16 isoform X2, whose amino-acid sequence MGHALCVCSRGTVIIDNKRYLFIQKLGEGGFSYVDLVEGLHDGHFYALKRILCHEQQDREEAQREADMHRLFHHPNILRLVACCLRERGTKHEAWLLLPFFKRGTLWTEIESLKDKGNFLTEEQILQLLIGICRGLEAIHAKGYAHRDLKPTNILLGDEGQPVLMDLGSMNQACIHVEGSRQALALQSLGCVLYAMMFGEGPYDMVFQKGDSVALAVQNQLSIPQSPRHSSAVRQLLASMMTVDPQQRPLIPLILGQLEALQPPALRQHTTQI is encoded by the exons ATGGGCCACGCGCTGTGTGTCTGCTCTCGGGGAACTGTCATCATTGACAATAAGCGCTACCTCTTCATCCAGAAACTGGGGGAGGG TGGGTTCAGCTATGTGGACCTAGTGGAAGGGTTACATGATGGACACTTCTACGCCCTGAAGCGAATCCTGTGTCATGAGCAGCAGGACCGGGAAGAGGCCCAGCGGGAAGCAGACATGCATCGCCTCTTCCATCACCCCAACATACTTCGCCTTGTGGCCTGTTGTCTGAGGGAGCGAGGCACAAAACATGAGGCCTGGCTATTGCTACCCTTCTTCAAG AGAGGCACGCTGTGGACCGAGATAGAAAGCCTGAAGGACAAAGGCAACTTCTTGACTGAAGAGCAAATTCTTCAGTTGCTGATTGGTATCTGCAGAGGCCTTGAGGCCATTCATGCCAAGGGTTATGCTCACAG AGACCTAAAGCCTACCAATATCTTGCTTGGAGATGAGGGGCAGCCGGTTTTAATGGACTTGGGTTCCATGAATCAAGCATGCATTCATGTGGAGGGCTCACGCCAGGCTCTGGCCCTACAG TCCCTAGGCTGTGTGCTATATGCCATGATGTTTGGGGAAGGACCTTATGACATGGTATTCCAGAAAGGTGACAGTGTGGCCCTTGCTGTGCAGAACCAACTCAGCATCCCACAGAGCCCCAG GCATTCTTCAGCAGTGCGGCAGCTGCTGGCCTCGATGATGACTGTAGATCCCCAGCAGCGTCCTCTCATTCCTCTCATCCTCGGTCAGTTGGAGGCATTGCAACCCCCAGCTTTGCGCCAGCACACTACCCAGATCTGA